One genomic segment of Desulforamulus reducens MI-1 includes these proteins:
- a CDS encoding EutP/PduV family microcompartment system protein: protein MKKRIMVVGPTQSGKSSLTNVLNDSARPLKKTQDVIYGKNTIDTPGSYIENASMYRYLIATAQTASHVLMLVDQSRLTEVYPPGFAKSFNCPVIGVINKIDLAPHNAKLCIQQLKRIGVLEPYFWISLKDNTGVEALKDYLIGQQESSKKN, encoded by the coding sequence ATGAAAAAGCGAATCATGGTGGTTGGACCAACCCAATCTGGCAAATCCAGCCTGACCAATGTTTTAAATGATTCCGCCAGACCATTAAAAAAAACCCAGGATGTTATTTATGGAAAAAATACCATTGACACACCGGGCTCATATATTGAAAACGCTTCTATGTACAGATATCTGATTGCGACAGCACAAACCGCGTCCCATGTGCTCATGCTTGTTGATCAATCCAGACTCACTGAAGTATATCCGCCGGGTTTTGCGAAATCCTTTAATTGTCCCGTCATTGGAGTGATTAACAAGATTGATTTGGCTCCGCATAATGCCAAACTTTGTATTCAACAGTTAAAAAGAATAGGGGTTTTAGAACCTTACTTTTGGATTTCTTTAAAAGACAATACGGGTGTAGAAGCTTTAAAAGACTATTTAATTGGACAACAAGAATCATCTAAAAAAAATTGA
- the cutD gene encoding choline TMA-lyase-activating enzyme — MTTDTGSILERKARIFNVQKYSIYDGPGVRTLIFFKGCPLRCKWCSNPEGLERKYQVMYKEDLCINCGNCTHVCPVQLHYFLDEESPRHKVNRSIDCVGCRKCETACPKQALSIVGSDKTISEVLEIIQQDVLFYHSSGGGVTLGGGEVTAQPEFATNLLTECKRMGIHTAIETSGYAKLDSLLMIAQFTDLFLYDIKHIDSDRHYELTGVRNERILDNLTELIRRGSNVKVRMPLIRGLNDGEDTIRRTLEFLQDFKYYKNFLGIDLLPYHKLGINKYKQLDMKYAITEDLSFKEEELDKIEEFIKGYDLQVEVIRH; from the coding sequence ATGACTACTGATACTGGCAGTATCTTAGAAAGAAAAGCGAGAATCTTCAATGTCCAGAAATATTCCATCTATGATGGACCGGGCGTTAGAACATTAATATTTTTCAAAGGGTGTCCCCTGAGATGCAAATGGTGTTCTAATCCCGAGGGACTTGAAAGAAAATATCAAGTCATGTACAAAGAAGATTTGTGCATTAACTGTGGTAACTGTACTCATGTTTGTCCCGTCCAACTACATTATTTCCTGGATGAAGAAAGCCCCAGGCATAAAGTTAACAGAAGCATTGACTGTGTGGGCTGCCGAAAGTGTGAAACAGCTTGTCCTAAACAGGCACTGTCCATTGTCGGCTCGGATAAAACCATTTCCGAAGTCTTGGAAATCATCCAACAAGATGTGCTCTTCTACCACAGTTCAGGTGGAGGAGTCACTCTTGGGGGAGGCGAAGTCACGGCACAGCCGGAATTTGCCACCAACCTGCTGACGGAATGTAAAAGAATGGGGATCCACACAGCCATTGAAACTTCTGGATATGCAAAACTGGACTCCCTGCTTATGATAGCCCAGTTTACTGATTTGTTTCTGTATGATATTAAGCATATAGATTCTGATCGACATTATGAACTTACGGGAGTGCGCAATGAACGCATTCTGGATAACCTAACGGAACTTATACGACGTGGGTCTAATGTCAAGGTCAGGATGCCCCTTATCAGGGGATTAAATGATGGCGAAGACACTATTCGCAGAACCCTGGAATTTCTACAAGACTTCAAGTACTACAAAAACTTTCTAGGCATTGACTTGCTTCCTTATCATAAATTGGGTATTAACAAATACAAGCAATTGGACATGAAATACGCCATTACTGAAGATTTGAGTTTCAAAGAAGAAGAGTTGGATAAAATTGAAGAGTTTATAAAAGGTTATGACTTACAAGTGGAAGTCATCAGGCATTAA
- the eutS gene encoding ethanolamine utilization microcompartment protein EutS, with translation MSAADEFDRKRIIQEYVPGKQVTLAHIIASPVQDIYERLGIEETGAIGISTLTPCETAIIAADIATKTSDVEIGFLDRFTGSLVISGDVASVEAAMIAINDTLEKLLGFTPAKITRT, from the coding sequence ATGAGTGCAGCAGATGAATTTGACAGAAAACGTATCATCCAGGAATATGTGCCGGGCAAGCAAGTTACTCTGGCGCACATCATAGCTTCGCCCGTACAAGACATATATGAACGTCTGGGAATTGAAGAAACAGGAGCCATTGGAATTTCAACCCTAACTCCCTGTGAGACGGCAATTATAGCAGCTGATATTGCAACCAAGACATCAGACGTAGAGATAGGCTTTCTTGATCGTTTTACAGGATCCCTAGTGATATCAGGAGATGTGGCAAGTGTCGAAGCAGCTATGATTGCCATTAATGACACCTTGGAAAAACTGTTAGGCTTCACGCCTGCCAAGATTACACGCACATGA